A single Seriola aureovittata isolate HTS-2021-v1 ecotype China chromosome 19, ASM2101889v1, whole genome shotgun sequence DNA region contains:
- the selenoi gene encoding ethanolaminephosphotransferase 1 has translation MALYEYVTQDQLAGFDKYKYSAVDSNPLSIYVMHPFWNFVVKFLPTWLAPNLITFTGFMFLVLNFLMLAFYDFDFTASAAGHEHVPSWVWVAAGIFNFLAYTLDGVDGKQARRTNSSTPLGELFDHGLDSWACIFFVATVYSIFGRGESGVGVATLYYILWVVLFSFILSHWEKYNTGILFLPWGYDISQVTISLVYLVTAVVGVETWYQPILFHFLYRDLFTFMIIACSFTVTLPMSLYNVLKAYRGNTLKHSSLYEAFLPFLSPVLLFVLSTIWVVYSPSNIIELQPRIFYLMVGTAFANVTCKLIVCQMSNTRCQALSWLLLPMLVVVLVAVTGVAGNETLLLYLWTAAVILAHIHYGVSVVQQLSSHFNIFAFSLKKPNSDUQEEERIGLKGAEV, from the exons TACAGCGCAGTGGACTCCAATCCCCTGTCTATCTATGTCATGCACCCTTTCTGGAACTTTGTCGTGAAG TTTCTACCGACATGGTTGGCTCCAAACCTCATTACATTCACAGGTTTCATGTTCCTCGTGTTGAACTTCCTTATGTTGGCCTTCTACGACTTTGACTTCACTGCCTCTG CTGCAGGACATGAACACGTGCCCAGTTGGGTCTGGGTCGCTGCAGGGATCTTCAACTTCTTGGCCTATACACTCG ATGGTGTTGATGGTAAACAGGCGCGTCGCACCAACTCCTCCACACCACTGGGGGAGCTTTTTGACCACGGCCTGGACAGCTGGGCCTGCATCTTCTTCGTGGCCACCGTATACTCCATATTTGGGCGTGGCGAGAGCGGTGTGGGTGTGGCCACGTTGTATTACATCCTGTGGGTGGTGCTGTTCTCCTTCATCCTGTCTCACTGGGAGAAATATAACACTGGCATCTTGTTTCTGCCCTGGGGATACGACATCAGCCAAGTG ACCATCTCCCTTGTTTACTTGGTCACTGCTGTGGTCGGTGTGGAAACTTGGTACCAGCCGATCCTGTTTCACTTCCTCTATAGAGACCTTTTCACTTTCATGATCATCG CTTGTTCCTTCACTGTGACCTTACCCATGAGCCTCTACAACGTCCTGAA GGCTTACCGCGGCAacactctgaaacacagcagCCTGTACGAAGCTTTCCTGCCCTTCCTCTCTCCCGTCCTCCTCTTCGTCTTGTCCACCATTTGGGTGGTGTACTCTCCATCTAACATCATCGAGCTGCAGCCCAGGATCTTCTACCTCATGGTGGGGACAGCATTCGCTAATGTCACG TGTAAACTGATCGTGTGTCAGATGAGTAACACACGATGCCAGGCGCTGAGCTGGTTGTTGCTCCCCatgttggtggtggtgttggtagCGGTCACAGGGGTGGCCGGCAACGAGACGCTGCTGCTGTATCTGTGGACAGCCGCTGTCATACTAGCACACATACACTACGGCGTATCAGTG GTACAACAGCTCAGCAGCCACTTCAACATCTTCGCCTTCTCCCTGAAGAAGCCCAACAGTgactgacaggaggaggaacGAATCGGCTTGAAAGGAGCGGAGGTTTAA